CGAAAAGGCCCGTAGGGGCAGCTGTCGCTGCAAACACACGAGTGGATCATCATCACGGGCCGCCGTATCAGCGCCCCCGCCAGGCAGCGGAAGGTCACCTCAGCAGTGCTGGTCTGATGAGGTACACAGCAGGAGGAGCCGCTGCACTGGCCGCAGTAGCGCAGCCTGTAAGCGTGAGTACTGACGCAGCCCTGGTGGACCAGCCGAATGGGGCCTGGCGATGTGTAGCTGGCCCCACACTGCCCCTGCTGCCCTGCCTggacacgcacaaacacacgcatgtTAGAAGAACgggtgaggtcaaaggttaaagtgTGTCATGGCTAATGAAATGACAGTAATGAAGACAAGCGCTCACTTCGGGGGCTGGGTGAACTGTGTAGCAAGGCCGCACTTTGCAAAGTCTCATTTCCATTTGCAACTTGCAGGCGGGGTTCTGGTTGGAGACCCGTGTGGAGACCCCGGCGCCACAGCTCTGAGAACAGGGGCTCCACTGGGTGCTCTTCGCCGtacaggtggggggaggtgggacTAGTTTGTTCAGGGGATGATATTGCGGGGAGAAAAGGCCACAACCCGGTTTTCCTCGTGgctaaagaaaacaaaggaggaaGTCAAACATAAAAAGATGAGCATGTTTCAAATTGCAGCTACTTTCTCCTTGCAAATTTTACCCAGACCCAAGAAATCCATTCAGAGTGATCCCAGTCACCccagaaaaaatgtttttggaaTTATTTGAACTTTTGTTTTCCCAAAATGGTCCAGTGTATGAATTCACAATTCAGTTTGTGGGAGTAAAATCCAAACAACACATATTTTCTCCCCAACTCTACCCGCTTCCTGTCCTGAAAACCAGCTGACCTCTGGCAGTGACCAATGAAACAGGAGATGTttgcctgctgctgtcagcaggttGTTTGACTGAGTCGATGTTTGAAACTTCACTTTTTTCAGATACACCTTTTTCtaatgtctgtgtctgtcttcctgtgtgtttgattttcacACAGCTGTTATGAAAGCAGGAACAGTGActgtgaaaaaaaaagtgtttggaTGTTTCCAGAACAGCATGAGTTATATTCAGACTGTGAATGTTCCTTTGGTCAGACACACCCAGTCGAGGGCATAAAAATGCTCCTGTAAAATGTTCCAGACATGACCTCTAATGACAAATCTCATATAAACAAGAAATAGTGCCGTCACCACGACATCCACTAGGAAGACATTTGTAAAaatgcacccccccacacacacacactttaaagggGAATATGGACACTGTCAGCATGAGTAGAAACAGTCGGGCAGAGCTGGATTACAGGGCCCACCTGTGATGGCGTCCTGAATGACggtgttctccaggttctcacACACCCACTGTTTGCAGCATTTCCCCGGTAACCGAATGTGCTGTGGTCTGGGACAGTCTGGGGTGGGACGACGGACATCCAGAGGGCAGGCCGGCACACAGgccaccccacccccgctgcAGCGGCACAGCGTGTCACAGGAGGGCTGGAAGGACTGGCCCTCGCCGTAAGTGACGCCGTTGACCACGCAGCCCAGCGCTTCCTGACCTGAAATGTGCACGCAGAACAGAAGCTGTCTTCACATCCCTGACCTACTGATGTGGGAAGGTAATCAGGAAGTGGACGAGTTAGGCCAGGTGAGGAGGGTGGAAAACACAGGCGTCGCTGTCTGAGCCGGTCCAGTTTTATGAGAACCGGGCCTCACTACTGAGAACCGTCTGTGTCTCAAGTCTAGTATCTGCAATATATCACACCCAGACAGCAGTCGTTACAGGAAAAGTGTCAACACGAGTCCTTGAAACAGAAGTCCAAGTGTTTCTCGCCCCCGGCAGCCTGTCGTGCTCTGCTGAGCAGACTTTAAACACATGCTGTCGCACTCATGCGGGCCGAGCGTCGGCCCCGCCCACACAGACGTGAACCTCACCGACACATTCGCCGGGCCCCCCGGGGAAACTGGCACTGTAGTCGCACTGCAGGCCTCTCTGGCCGTCGCAGGGAAACCTGTGGCTGCAGGGCTCCCCCAGCTGCCGGGCACACACCGGGCAGCACCGGCAGCCATCCGCCACCAGGGGCACTCCTGGCGGGCACTGGGGGGCCGAGGTGGGGCAGAGACAGGGCCTGTCACACAGCTGGGAGCACACCTGAGGGAACACACACGGGGACAGGTTACAGGAAAAAAGTGCACTGAAACACAGCCAAAAGCCTACCGCCACACCCACACTTtgctgtgcacgtgcatgtgcacgttcTCATGGAGATAAACAAACAAGCATGGGGTCACTGTCCTgacccccccatcacacacaggcagctctAATGGGAATCTTATAATCTACTATTGTGGGTTTGCTTGATTTCTTATTCTTCTTGTTTACCGATTTGTTAAAACAgacaataagaagaaaaaaaccttggTGACAACTACAAAttaaggaaaataaaactgTACAGCAACTAACACAAATATGAAGCTGATATTGAAGATAACTCACatacagacagaacacacacaaaaaaatgacGATTCTGGGAGtgtaaaaaagaatatataaaatataagacATTTCCACAAGAAGATTTGTCCAAATTACCATCAATTATCTTTGAGATACGCAAAAAATGTATTGAATTGAGGTTTGacccacaaataaacaaacaataaccattttaatgagctttaaatgagaGCGCGTTCCCCCGGATCAGTAAAAAATGAACCTGAGTATTATTAGTAGTGAGGTGAGAAAGGTCAGAGGGCAATCAGGGCTCACCTGTGTcaccacacacagcagaacagcCGACGCCATCAGCCCGTCACTCCACGCTCGCTCCATGAGGTCTGCTGGTGCCGATGGAGCTCGTCCGTCTCAGCCAGTCGCTGCTCATTTTCGCTCCTGCTGACATTTATAAAGTCTGGACGCTGATGTCACAGGCTGACGACAGTGtaaacagctgctggagcaacatctgaaatgtttcgcattcctcctccctgctccccacacagcctccctcctccctcctcttccagtCTTGTGGCCATCCGAGTTTGCACAGCTTAAGACGCGCCGAGGGGAGGAAAAATACACGAGGCCAAACGTCCACAAGGAAAAGAACCTTCTGGGATTTTGTGGCGATGTCTCAAATATATGTTGATCTTATCGCGCCGCTGTTTTTACAGGCTGCCGCTTTAATGCACCTTCAGGGGAAAACGCTGGTGTTCCCAGAAAGGAGAGCTGAAGAGAAAAGAGCCCCTCCATCTAAACGCTCCCTCATTTATAATGTGTAACTTGGATCAACGTTTCCTCCGTCTGGTTGCCGTGGTGTCGAGGCAGCACGTCTGTTGTTGGCCTGACCTTGAATCATCCTGATCTCTTCCATTGTGAGACATTCAGCTCCTCGGGTCTCCGCTGAGACGCTTCTCCCTCCGCAGGCGTAACCATGTGGAAGGCAAAGTTTATCTGTGTGAACCAAAGAAGAGCAGCGCACAACTTCGTCACACTAACGGCCGCCGTCGGAGGTCAAGATCCCGGAGATCACCAAAGATCAGAGTCAAAGATCTGGCCCAGCAACTGTTGGAGGGAAGATTCTTGATGTTGCTGCTCCAGATCCAAACCACTCAGAATCGAAACACCTCAGCTGAATCCAAAGAAACGTCACGccagcagcagacagctgaTGGTGACGTTGCAGCTGAAGCCTCGTTGTTGCTGCGCTCATGTAGATCTAATTATCTTGATTTGAAAGGCCTTTATGACAGAAAATTGAGATTATTTTGGATATTCTCTGAATTTCAGCATCAGGCGTTTGCAGACGGTGCTGACATCTTGTGAGTAACAACAGTTATAAATAGaatgagaagaaaggaaagaatgtGGGACTCTGTAGGTGGGCTCCAGGTGGTCGATCGCTGTAGATGGGCTGCACCAGTTTGTCTGAACACGAGGACTTCCTGGCAGCTGAGCCACATGTTTTCCCCCAATTCCAAGAATGTCAGAGGCATTTCCAATCGCTGCAAAGACTTTCCAGCCTCAACACACAAAAGCATGTTTTTCTTATtataactatatatatatatatacatctctctctctctctctctctctctctctctctctctctctctctctctctctctctacacacacacacacacacacacacatttatatatataaatttccTGAAAAGTTTCTGTATGTATAGAATCACCAAAATTAAACCAAATTAAAATTTAGGCTAAAATCTTTGAACAAAGGGAAATATTACTGACTCCAATAGCTTTGTATCGAATGATTCGGTCTTTATCGCGTCTGTCACAGTGGAGCTAAAATGGGAAAGTGGGAAAATGAGCTCAGAGGGAAATGTTGTATTTAGTTTACGGTTATTAACGCTGCCGCAACCTCGATCTgcggccactaggtggcgcaaAAACACCTTCAAGGTTGAGTAATCGCGAGCAACAGCTGCGGCCTGGTGTTGTCGTGGAAGTCTTCCCTTGGGTTTCCATCAAAACACCAAAGTCTAAAATAGAGTTAGATTGAACTTGGTTTGATTATGAGCCATAAAGTTCATCATTTTAGTGGGGATCTAATTATCACGGAACCACAGGTGTTGTTAAAGTGAGCTGATTTCCCCCTCAGTATTGTCTGTATTCTTTTATTACCCTTTTGTGACCTCGGTGAGTCCAGACAATGGTAAATGCTGCCAGTTTGTGGGTTTGGGCCGTACCAGCTCACTGAGGCTGATTTGAACACGTCTCAGAATAAACAGAGCG
This genomic window from Takifugu rubripes chromosome 3, fTakRub1.2, whole genome shotgun sequence contains:
- the LOC115249244 gene encoding WNT1-inducible-signaling pathway protein 2-like yields the protein MERAWSDGLMASAVLLCVVTQVCSQLCDRPCLCPTSAPQCPPGVPLVADGCRCCPVCARQLGEPCSHRFPCDGQRGLQCDYSASFPGGPGECVGQEALGCVVNGVTYGEGQSFQPSCDTLCRCSGGGVACVPACPLDVRRPTPDCPRPQHIRLPGKCCKQWVCENLENTVIQDAITATRKTGLWPF
- the LOC115249245 gene encoding CCN family member 3-like, translated to MEMRLCKVRPCYTVHPAPEAGQQGQCGASYTSPGPIRLVHQGCVSTHAYRLRYCGQCSGSSCCVPHQTSTAEVTFRCLAGALIRRPVMMIHSCVCSDSCPYGPFRNPALGGFRP